In a genomic window of Canis lupus dingo isolate Sandy chromosome 35, ASM325472v2, whole genome shotgun sequence:
- the LOC112674461 gene encoding histone H2B type 1-C/E/F/G/I, with the protein MPEPAKSAPAPKKGSKKAVTKAQKKDGKKRKRSRKESYSVYVYKVLKQVHPDTGISSKAMGIMNSFVNDIFERIAGEASRLAHYNKRSTITSREIQTAVRLLLPGELAKHAVSEGTKAVTKYTSSK; encoded by the coding sequence ATGCCCGAGCCAGCCAAGTCCGCGCCGGCCCCGAAGAAGGGCTCCAAGAAGGCGGTGACCAAGGCGCAGAAGAAGGACGGCAAGAAGCGCAAGCGCAGCCGCAAGGAGAGCTACTCGGTGTACGTGTACAAGGTGCTGAAGCAGGTGCACCCCGACACGGGCATCTCGTCCAAGGCCATGGGCATCATGAACTCGTTCGTCAACGACATCTTCGAGCGCATCGCGGGCGAGGCGTCGCGCCTGGCGCATTACAACAAGCGCTCGACCATCACGTCCAGGGAGATCCAGACGGCCGTGCGCCTGCTGCTGCCCGGGGAGCTGGCCAAGCACGCCGTGTCCGAGGGCACCAAGGCTGTCACCAAGTACACCAGCTCCAAGTAA
- the LOC112674458 gene encoding histone H2A type 1-E — MSGRGKQGGKARAKAKTRSSRAGLQFPVGRVHRLLRKGNYAERVGAGAPVYLAAVLEYLTAEILELAGNAARDNKKTRIIPRHLQLAIRNDEELNKLLGRVTIAQGGVLPNIQAVLLPKKTESHHKAKGK; from the coding sequence ATGTCGGGACGCGGGAAGCAGGGCGGCAAGGCTCGCGCCAAGGCCAAGACGCGCTCGTCGCGGGCCGGGCTCCAGTTCCCGGTGGGCCGCGTCCACCGCCTGCTCCGCAAGGGCAACTACGCGGAGCGGGTCGGGGCGGGCGCGCCGGTGTACCTGGCGGCCGTGCTGGAGTACCTGACGGCCGAGATCCTGGAGCTGGCGGGCAACGCGGCCCGCGACAACAAGAAGACGCGCATCATCCCGCGCCACCTGCAGCTGGCCATCCGCAACGACGAGGAGCTCAACAAGCTGCTGGGCCGCGTGACCATCGCGCAGGGCGGCGTCCTGCCCAACATCCAGGCCGTGCTGCTGCCCAAGAAGACCGAGAGTCACCACAAGGCCAAGGGGAAGTGA
- the LOC112674419 gene encoding histone H3.1-like yields MAIETMLNLFSLHIKTLLFCIFVLARTKQTARKSTGGKAPRKQLATKAARKSAPATGGVKKPHRYRPGTVALREIRRYQKSTELLIRKLPFQRLVREIAQDFKTDLRFQSSAVMALQEACEAYLVGLFEDTNLCAIHAKRVTIMPKDIQLARRIRGERA; encoded by the exons ATGGCAATCGAAACCATGTTGAACTTGTTTAGCTTACATATAAAAAC tttacttttctgtatctttgtctTGGCTCGCACGAAGCAGACGGCGCGCAAGTCGACGGGCGGCAAGGCCCCGCGCAAGCAGCTGGCCACCAAGGCGGCCCGCAAGAGCGCGCCGGCCACCGGCGGCGTCAAGAAGCCGCACCGCTACCGGCCCGGCACGGTGGCCCTGCGCGAGATCCGGCGCTACCAGAAGTCCACGGAGCTGCTGATCCGCAAGCTGCCGTTCCAGCGCCTGGTGCGCGAGATCGCGCAGGACTTCAAGACCGACCTGCGCTTCCAGAGCTCGGCCGTCATGGCGCTGCAGGAGGCGTGCGAGGCCTACCTGGTGGGGCTCTTCGAGGACACCAACCTCTGCGCCATCCACGCCAAGCGCGTCACCATCATGCCCAAGGACATCCAGCTGGCGCGCCGCATCCGCGGGGAGAGGGCATAA